The DNA segment gttgtgggtttgagccTCGGGCCAGCGATACCACGACTTAGATGCCAAGATTATTCTTagacaataatatatatacacacacacacacacacacaaacctgattccaaagaATTTGGGACACTACAAAAAGGAATGGaacaatttacaaatctcataaacttatattttattcacaatagaatatagatgacATATAAattgttgaaagtgagacattttgaagtgtcatgccaaatattggctcattttggatttcatgagagctacacattccaaaaaagttgggacaggtagcaataagaggccggaaaaggtAAATGTACATATACGGAACAACCTATTATTGCAAcctattaggtcaattggcaacaagattgggtataaaaagagcctttcagagtggcggtgtctctcagaagtcaagatgggcagatgATCACCAATACCCAAATGCTACGGCGagaaatagtggagcaatatcagaaaggagtttctaaGATAACAATTGCAaaaagtttgaagttatcatcatctacagtgcaaaATATCATCCatagattcagagaatctggaacaatctctgtgcgtaagggtcaaggccagaaaaccatactggatgcccatgatctccAGGCccagacagcactgcatcacatacagtaaTGCTACGTTTATGGAAaacacaacatgggctcaggaatattTCCAGAAAAGATTGTTGTGAACACAATACATTGGAATTGGgtttgtgtgtacatatatatatatatatatatatatatatatatatatatatataacttttatgtagcaaggatgctttaaaattATCAAAAGTATTTCAGGTAAATGCTATTCTTCAGAaccttctgttcatcaaagaaaccaGAAAAATTATACTCTGCTCTTTTCaacatgataaaaataaacagttttgagcagcaaatcagaatactATACTATACAATATACATCTGATATTGGCGAAAAATATCTGGCAAACGCTCCAATGTGCATTTGTGTTTGGATGGTGTCAAATTTTCATAAGTTGTGAAGAGgttaataaactataaactatgagtgtgtgaaagaaagaaagaaagagagagagagagagagagagagagagagagagagagagagagagagagagagagagagagagagagagagagaacaaaataaGGGTTAGGCGTAAAAAAATGGATTATGCAGTACGCTAGTATTCCATTTCATTCTATTCACAAAGAGGTGTGTAAATGGGCGGTGTTTTAATATGTGCCTTGCCGGCGTGATTGACAGTTATAATTACCAATcgttgaatatatatttattttgttttggtctCTCATCCAATCGTAATTGATGGAATGTCGAAAATGGGCGGGCCCTCACCGGCGTCACTCGAAGCAGATCGCTGCTGCACTGGCCGGCGAGGAGGAGGGGAGAACAGGGGGTCGGGGGACTCTCCGACGAGACTCGCTGgacaaaatctaataaataaaaacaaacccgGGGCTTGAATTAGGCTCGTGTAAACGGGCAGGACTTTATTCATCTGCTGCGTTAAAAGCTTCATTCTCTCTCGCTGCGGGCCCGAAGGCCTGAGGATTTGAGTGATTATTGGATCCAGAGTTTCAGCCAACACAGAGATCTGCCATATACATGACGGATAAATGCTTGGAAGTCTGTTCTTCAGGGGCTATTTCATCTGTTCCCGATTTGAAACTCCAAACCggcttaattttggacacattCGGACATTCAAAACAGAATCAGAGGGATGGTTTTTCTCAGTTAGCACGGCGGCTAATAACACGCTTATTCACAATGAATCAATAGTAGCCGTTAGCAGTTAGCATGTGCGGCTAATTTAAAAGAATACCTCAGTATTAAATTATCTCACACTGATATTATCTAGTGATATGTTGTCAGTCACGTGTCTTATATCCGGTTGTATTGATTGCTCGGGTGCTAAATCCTTAGGTCTTCTGTTGCACTGTCCCGTTATATGACTGGCACAGGTAGTATAATATCTCTTGAGTCTGAAACAGCAAGACAGCAGTAAATGCTGACTCTATGTGTTTATTGCAGCCCTTCATGCCCCTTCATTTAGCTTGAGTTCATTCATTGGATCCACTGATTCTCATTTGATGACAGAAGCAGCTTAGACTAACCACCTGAGCAGGTAGAGCATCTACTGTGTATCATCATGGGAAATACAGCATCCTGTTGCGTGTCTCCCAATGGGAGCCCCAAACTACCCCGTCAGGTGGAGCGTCTGGAGGACTATCAGATCAACACAGACCTGAGTGATGACACCGGTCCATACTTGCAGCACATCAGTGACCGAGAGGTCCCCGATGGTAAGTTCTAGCAGGAGACCATGGTTGCTCAGTCCTGCTGATGGAGATCAACCTTCTGGACTAACCCTGTTCAAGCACACCTGAACTACCTCATCAAGTTCTTAATGTGTACTTGATAATGATACAGACATGTGTTGGAAATTAACTTTTGAGGTGGACTTCAACTAACAAAACCAAAAGTGATTCTCAATTGCACATTTTAGATGTTTCCACACATTAACCTGAtttatattgtctgtttattagaaatagtttcaaagtgtgaGTCTGAACTGGATGTGTCCGACTAGTATCCAAAATGTGCTGTTCTGGGGTAATCTAGAAACAGATTTGTGAGCTAAATCTAAAACTTTAACCAAAATGTTGTAGGTTTTAAATCCTGCAAGTGTTATTCCATGACAGCAACGGTCACCAaaaaattctattctattccgtCCTGTTTTTTACTATACTGTGTTTCCTCATTTGTGTGGCAAAGCTTCTTGAGGAACTTTACTGCTGTGATCCGATGCCTTGACCTCCTCGTCGCACGGGTCGGGTTTCTTTTAAGAGCTGAACACTTTATTAAGTGCCATTGGTTTGCTCTGAAAATGGGTGGCCTATGACATTTTCGGTCTAAATAACTGAAGATTTTACTAATTAGCTAAACCTATTAACGTTATTGAAAGAAACAAGGTTTATGGAGATATTAGTTAGTATTTGAGATGTGTGTGATGATGCCTCTTGGGATTGTTTGTAGTCTTTACTGCTGTTTATTTAGCCTGAGCTATTTTACCGTCAGTGgagatgcatacacacacacacacacaagtaactCCCAGTGCTGTATTTAGAGAAACATGTCTTCATCTTTAGCTTGAAGCACATATAACAGCAGTGTAAACTCCACTACTGCGGCTGCGGTTAATCCTTTATGATTGGGACATTCCAGGTCATGGTTAATTTGGAATAATGTTGGACCAGAGAATAATAAAACGATTCTAAGTTTAACTTGCAGAGACGATCAACAATGTGTAGAATTCCTGGCATCCCAGTGATGTAGATCCTGGGACAGCTGCATTCTCTCCTTATCTCACTCTCTCTTTGGGAATCTCCATGAGGCATGTTTTGTTCCCTTTTGGTGCTTAGAGGTTAAGTTTGGATAAACTTAGGTTTCCTGTATTGAACTGTCTCAATACGTACAGAATcacttctatgtttttttttatgccagtGTTTCCCAATCTTTCTCCATAATCAACACCAAAACAGAAGAGGGGTGAAGTGTAAGAAAGACAAGCATTGCTGATatgatattgatttaatttaggACTGGTAGCACTGAAAATCAAGTTGTGAATTTTCTTTAAGTAAAACAAAATCTATCTGTTAGGTACACACACCCCTTGTTGGGAATCCCTGTGCTATGCCACACTGCCACACTACAAGTGTGTTACTCTCCTCAGTGAGGACGGCATCCCTTCCCCCAGGGGTTATTTTTGACTTTGATGGTGGGGAATGGGAGTGTCAGTTGAGTACATGAGCTCTAGAGATGTATGGAATGAATGAATCTCGGTGGCCGTTTACACGACAATGTTTTCTGCCAAAAATGGGAAACTTTTTATGCGTTTTGTCTGTTAATTTACACGACAATGgcattttggggactgaaaacgcatatttttaaaaacttttggcTGTGTAAACGCAAATTTTTTAATGTGGAAGGAAATTAATACTTGCTTTCAGCAAGAATATATTAAATTGATATAGCGACAGTAAGGATGactacaaaaattatatttcaaacattGTTGTATcactgtttctacaaaaatattaagcagcacaactgttttcaacattgagaataaaatatattaacagaaaACAGCCTCAGTGAGCATTAAATATTCTTAGAACAGCCAAATTTTAACCGTTATGTATGCTAAAGAgagagttcaaaaaaaaaaaaaaatacaaaaccgaGAGAGTGACTGATCTTTCTTTCTGTATTCCATTCCCACagaagtcacacaggtttggagcaGCATGAGAAcgagtaaatgacgacagaacTGTTAGTTTTtattgaactaatcctttaaagcaATAATTCATGGGAGGTCATCACGGGGCTTTTACCACAGTGAAGGAGTGTTCTTAAGCACTAAGTCAGGTGGAGTAAAATTCACTATAACGCACGGCCTCAAGATTTTTATCTAATCTTTATGTGCAATCCACTAAGAAATAACGCATTTGTATTTACCagcagtgtgacattggctttttgttttttcactgagTTAGCGAACGTATAATTGGCTGTAGTTTGCCACCCTTGGACTAAAGCTGCTTTGTCACTAGGCGTTCCTGCACCTCCCTATTGGTCAGCATTCTCTCTCACCCATGTCCATCAATCTCAGGGGAAGGAATCTGGGCCTCAGTTCCAACAAGAGTTCAGTTGAGAAATAAGTCTTCAGGTTTGCCCAATTAATTTGGACTTGTCATTCTCACTTTGCCATGCCATTGGTATCCTTGGGTAGGAAATGACTGTGAATTTTTGTGTTGAAGAAAGATATAAAGACTGGTACTGCCAGGCTCTGAGGTTTTCATTTATTAGAGTACATGTATGGATGTACTTAAATTTAGTCTCTTAGAAATTATCTGCAATTTGCACTGACTATATTTTAACATGAAGGTGAACTGCAGCAAGAACAGGGTCTACGAGTGACATTTTGATAGATATCTTCCCCATTAAACAGAATCAGATTGTTATTAATTTAACTAGCTATaaactttctttaaaaactttactATTTAACTAACTTTTACTGCTGTTGTTTCAAAgcagccagaaaaaaaaatgccaatgCGTACTCGTGGGCACAGTGACTCTTTGGTAATGCTATGAATGCTACATGCATCGGGATTTGCCTTGTGATCGCTTGTACATTTACGGCCAAAGACTGTAAAGTAAAATCATCCAAAGCTGGGTACCCTGTACTTCCTCAAGAATTCTTCTGTCCGGCACCTGCACTACACCTCCTGCCAGTTTTGTAGCTCCCATGACATGGTTGCAGCTGTCCAAACATCTCCTTGGAGTGTGTTTACTGTACAACTTAGCAGCACTGGCACAAATCTTTTGACCCTGTCTCCATGTAATTCCAGAAGAATGTCTCTTCATTGGCTGATGTAGACACCTTTCAGTGAATTGGCCTGGGCAATATACTCAATACTTATGTTCTGAACAACACTTGGGGTaggatatttgtacattttatagcTGTAGACTTAAAACCGTTTTCAAACTCATCTCCTAGTGGATTCAGTAATGTGTAGTAAGGTCCGTTTTTATCCGTTGGCATGGCTCCTGTGGCACATGGCGGTGTGGGAGGAGCTCAGGATGTGAGCTCGCGTTGTTCTGTTGCAGTGCCCATACAATAGGCTTATTGTGCCCCCACTCCTCTCACTCCTGTGGCCAGAGCGGGTAGCAGCATGCCCCTGCCAATCAGTTTGAGCGCTCAGAGCAGGACCACATACCACCTTATCTCCCTTGTCGGGGGGTTGTTTCTGTAGAAAGATGAATATTTATTCTGTTGGACAGCTGAAGGATTATGTATGTCACCACTGGTGCACttctagataattttttttttttttttttacatttattcttggCTTTGCCTTGTTATTGGGGAAATATAATGAACaggaaaaatgtaatattatgctATAGAAGTACACTACGGATGCATTAAAGTGAAcgtaaacacattttaaaacgtTTCTACATCAAAtgagttttgttatttttttgttttgtttttaaaattgataataagaaatatttattgagccacaaatcagcatatcaaatttctgaaggatcatgttgcaaaaaattcagctttttcatcataggaataaacatttaaaaaaatatataataacattttataattatactgtttttactgtatttgtgatcaaataaatgcaatcttgttGAGCAAAAAAGACATTAGACACAtgaactgtaaaaatgtattaacccaaaacttttgaaaactGCAAATGGTATTGtgtatgtaaaatatgtgaaatgtTAACACTTAAGTACATACCacccattcttttttttatttaattttgtatttatttttgcctttttgtgtgtgtgtgtgtgtgacttttttAGTATAGGACAGTGTAGAAGGGACAGGGAGTGAAGTGGGATCGGGAAGGGATTTGAACTCTGGATGCCTATAGCGCAATGGCGCACTATATGTCGGAGTGTTTTCTCCCCCGACCATACCACCAGTTCTTGGATGTTTATTTGCCTGTTGTTTGTAATTATGGCCTTATGTTGTTGATTGACTGACTGATTATCTGTCTTCTAGATTTGGCTTTAGAGTCCAACCCATCAGATCATGCCCGTGCCAGCACGATCTTCCTTAGCAAGTCACAGACAGATGGTGAGTGTTTCCAAAAATTGCTCACTCATCTAATGAgtttatcatttcattttactTCTTTGTTAGTAGCTGCATATTAACGAGTGTCCTAACCCATACTGTTAATAGCTGGAAAGACACTTTGGTAAATGGCCACAGCTTGACGATATTTGATGAAGAAATGTTTAACGACAAAACCCCTGCCTTTCTTTTCAGTACGGGACAGGAGGAAAAGCAATCACATAAACCACGTGAGTGAATGTGTTTTGGAGTTCGTTTTGAGGTTGTGCTTGGTTATAATGAAAGTCTTTCTGCAAGCGTATTAAAAGTTGGTCCTTTCTGAAGGTCTCACCTGGTCTGCTTTCAAAGAAGTACAGCTCCTGCTCTACGATATTCATTGATGACAGTACAGTCAGTCAGCCCAACCTGAAAAGCACAATCAAATGGTCAGTGAAGTTCATTGTTATTTTATACTTCTTTAAAACTCTTTCTACAGTActttttatagtaaaatatatacacattattgaGTGCATAGCATtgaatgcatgtaaaaataattgGAGGGCTGTTGgttgttttattttgctttgttttttatgttgacCACCTTTCTGCTCTCTGTTTCCAGTGTCACATTAGCAATAtattatcacattaaaaacaggtACGTTTTATTAGGTTCTTTTCCACAAGCATCATTTGACCTACATTTTGAAAAGGTTTTGCATATAAAAAGTGTTctgggataattttttttttttttttttttcagggattcCGATAGGTCATTGGACATCTTTGATGAGAAAATGCACCCCTTATCTGTAAGTTAAccccttctttttctttttttcagtaacaTCTGCAGCTGTCAGACAACTGCACATTTTATAGTCACTATTTGGTTTTGTTCAGACAGGCTGCAATatctattttgtgtgtgtgtgtctgtgtgtgtgtgcattaaatcCGTTTAGCTGTTTAGTCTGAGTAGCAAAAATGTTATGCAATCCCATTTGTACATTTGATCTGATTCATATGTGGTTTAAAATCCATTTGAAATGGATTTTTGGAAAAGCATTTGTGAACAGTCAGTTCTTTTCAGTTTGTTATTTGGGACTTGACATATAACATACACTCTGTGGGAAGTCAGTTATTATTCTCGATCCTAGCCCATATAGTTAGCTTATGTTCTCCCACTCGCCACAAATAACAGGGACTCTTTGTTATAGTAGAAGGCCGAAGATCTCTTGGTATCATACTGACATTACTAATGAACATAACACTTatgattatgaaaatattaattgaaCATATTAGTATATGATGTGTATGAATGCTTCCTTTGACAGAGGGAGCAGGTTCCTGATGATTACTCCCGCACAGACCCCGAACACAAACTCATCTATCGATTCGTCCGGACACTGTTCAGCGCTGCACAGCTCACAGCCGAGTGTGCAATCGTTACTCTGGTAAGAGAATAGCAGCCTTTCTTACTGGTCTGGTCCACTTTCTGTTTATTCTGTACAATAGCAGACAGCAGTGGCTTTGGTTTTTGATGGAGGTGCTGAGGTACAGTTTCCTGATGTCCACTAGAGGACAGTAGAGCACCAGAGAATGGATCTTCATGTGTTTGTTTAACCGGTGTCCACAACCACAAAACAACCGATTATTTACAATCAAATATTGTGATAAAACTTTGTACAGTAAGGTTTAGTTGTTATAATTAGTTATTAGGAATCATGAACAAACAACAAAactgtttttacagcatttattaataaagGTTAATGCTAgtttagaaatattattttgttCATTGTTTATTCAGATTCATTTCTGATACATGAACTAATGTTCATTAAACAACATTATATGAGTTTATACACGCTATCATTCAAGAGTTTGGGCTCAGtaggttttcttttatttatttatttattttttaccttcgttccaaaccagcatattagaatgatttctgacagatcatgtgatgctgaaaagttctatttattaatattattataaactcATTCTGTTTTTCTTCCTGAAATTAATAGACGCTGTAAAAGTATTAGCAATTGTTATTTCTTAAGTATTGCATCAGCTTATGctattgaaccaaatgtaattaaaaagaTTTTCTTAATTCTTATTTGCACATGATAATAGATATCTATTGTTTATCGCAAGTGGCCTTTGTAAGAAGCATCTTTTGAAAACAACGGTCTTTGCTGCAGGTATATTTGGAGAGGCTGTTGACGTATGCCGAGCTGGACATTTGCCCATCTAACTGGAAGAGGGTTGTTCTGGGAGCCATCCTACTGGCCTCGAAAGTCTGGGACGATCAGGCCGTGTGGAACGTCGACTACTGTCAGATCCTCAAAGACATCACTGTTGAGGACATGTGAGTGAGATGATCTAGTCACTGGCCGTTCTGCTGAAAAGTTACAGCCGAAATAATCTAGAACAAAACCTCTTGATGTGATACATCAACACACCATCCAAAATCCAATATGTGCTGCAGTCAGGAGACAGTACTGCGTGTCACTTCACTCCCCTGCCAACTCATTCCAGTCTCCTACAGACCTCACAACCTCAGATATCCCATAGAACATATGGCACGATTTTCAAAAAAATGAAGCCATACACTTCAAaaccttgtttttttgtttgttctcgTGTCTCAATATCCATATAAATGACACAGACAGGGTTTGTGTGTGTACGTGTCTGTTCTACCTGATTGTGTATGTTAAAGGCCATGtccctcttctctcctctctgcCC comes from the Carassius gibelio isolate Cgi1373 ecotype wild population from Czech Republic chromosome B9, carGib1.2-hapl.c, whole genome shotgun sequence genome and includes:
- the LOC127965140 gene encoding cyclin-Y-like protein 1, translated to MGNTASCCVSPNGSPKLPRQVERLEDYQINTDLSDDTGPYLQHISDREVPDDLALESNPSDHARASTIFLSKSQTDVRDRRKSNHINHVSPGLLSKKYSSCSTIFIDDSTVSQPNLKSTIKCVTLAIYYHIKNRDSDRSLDIFDEKMHPLSREQVPDDYSRTDPEHKLIYRFVRTLFSAAQLTAECAIVTLVYLERLLTYAELDICPSNWKRVVLGAILLASKVWDDQAVWNVDYCQILKDITVEDMNEMERHFLELLQFNINVPASVYAKYYFDLRSLADDNNLSFPLEPLSNERAQKLEAISRLCEDKYKDLSRVAMRRSFSADNLVGIRRSHAVLS